A genomic window from Streptomyces sp. MST-110588 includes:
- the pcp gene encoding pyroglutamyl-peptidase I, translating to MTRVLLTGFEPFDGERVNPSWAAVREAATRPPAGLEFTTAELPCVYGDASAALFQAVRDSDPDLVLCVGQAGGRPDLTVERVAVNIDDARIPDARGAQPIDEPIVPHGPAAYFAALPVKACVMAVRAAGLPASVSNTAGTFVCNHVFYGLMHLIATERPALRGGFVHVPYAPEQVTDRSAPSLPVSAVAEGLRVIAATAAITKADVKAVGGATH from the coding sequence ATGACCCGGGTGCTGCTGACCGGATTCGAGCCCTTCGACGGCGAGCGCGTCAACCCCTCCTGGGCGGCGGTGCGCGAGGCCGCCACCCGGCCGCCGGCCGGTCTGGAGTTCACCACCGCCGAACTGCCCTGTGTGTACGGCGACGCCTCGGCGGCCCTGTTCCAGGCGGTCCGGGACAGCGACCCGGACCTCGTGCTGTGCGTCGGCCAGGCGGGCGGCCGGCCCGACCTGACCGTCGAGCGCGTCGCCGTCAACATCGACGACGCCCGCATCCCCGACGCCCGAGGCGCCCAGCCCATCGACGAGCCGATCGTGCCGCACGGGCCCGCCGCCTACTTCGCGGCCCTGCCCGTCAAGGCGTGCGTGATGGCCGTCCGTGCGGCCGGCCTGCCCGCCTCCGTCTCCAACACCGCCGGGACCTTCGTGTGCAACCACGTCTTCTACGGGCTGATGCACCTGATCGCCACCGAGCGGCCGGCCCTGCGCGGCGGCTTCGTCCACGTGCCGTACGCTCCCGAACAGGTCACCGACCGGTCCGCGCCCTCACTCCCGGTGAGCGCGGTCGCCGAGGGGCTGCGGGTGATCGCCGCCACCGCCGCGATCACGAAAGCCGACGTGAAAGCTGTGGGCGGCGCCACACACTGA
- a CDS encoding DUF969 domain-containing protein, which translates to MIVLLGVLVVVVGFATKRNPLLVVGVAGIATGLLGGLSPTEILAAFGNGFASSRAVTIFAITLPVIGLLERYGLQEQARHLIARFGRLTTGRFLTLYLGLRQIGAALGLMNVFGPAQTVRPLAVPMAEGAAERKYGALPDRTREKIRSFSASADNVGLFFGEDVFLAVGSILLITGFVNTTYGTHLEPLHLALWAVPTALCAFAVHGWRLLRLDRQLERELLTANVQPVVEEAAK; encoded by the coding sequence ATGATCGTGCTTCTCGGCGTGCTCGTGGTCGTGGTCGGCTTTGCCACCAAACGCAATCCCCTGCTGGTCGTGGGCGTGGCGGGAATCGCCACCGGACTCCTCGGCGGGCTGTCGCCGACCGAGATCCTGGCGGCCTTCGGCAACGGATTCGCCTCCAGCCGGGCGGTGACGATCTTCGCCATCACCCTCCCCGTCATCGGCCTGCTGGAGAGGTACGGACTCCAGGAACAGGCCCGCCACCTGATCGCCCGCTTCGGCAGACTCACCACCGGCCGCTTCCTGACCCTGTACCTGGGCCTGCGGCAGATCGGCGCCGCCCTCGGCCTGATGAACGTCTTCGGGCCCGCGCAGACCGTACGGCCGCTCGCCGTCCCGATGGCCGAGGGCGCCGCCGAGCGCAAGTACGGCGCGCTGCCCGACAGGACCCGTGAGAAGATCCGGTCCTTCTCCGCCAGCGCCGACAACGTCGGACTCTTCTTCGGCGAGGACGTCTTCCTGGCCGTCGGATCGATCCTGCTGATCACCGGCTTCGTCAACACCACGTACGGCACCCACCTGGAACCGCTCCACCTCGCGCTGTGGGCCGTCCCGACCGCACTGTGCGCCTTCGCCGTCCACGGCTGGCGACTGCTGCGCCTGGACCGCCAGTTGGAACGCGAGCTGCTCACCGCCAACGTTCAGCCCGTCGTCGAGGAGGCCGCCAAATGA
- a CDS encoding GntR family transcriptional regulator has translation MAGGAARNDQRRLAEISELAGDRALLGRSSTAERVADILRDRITEGYFPPGVRLSEESIGGALGVSRNTLREAFRLLTHERLLVHELNRGVFVRLVTVEDLDDIYRVRMLVECAAVRDLGEPPYDVAALDAAVAAGEHAFKERAWREVGTANLRFHQALVALAGSPRTDELMRGVLAELRLVFHVMDDPRRFHAPYLTRNRQIVETLQAGDTAEAERLLKCYLEDSRAQLSGAYAQRIAAG, from the coding sequence ATGGCGGGCGGAGCGGCCAGGAACGATCAGCGGCGGCTCGCCGAGATCTCGGAACTGGCGGGGGACCGGGCGCTGCTGGGACGGTCGAGCACCGCCGAGCGGGTCGCGGACATCCTGCGGGACCGCATCACCGAGGGCTATTTCCCACCCGGCGTGCGGCTGTCGGAGGAGAGCATCGGCGGCGCGCTCGGCGTCTCGCGCAACACCCTGCGCGAGGCGTTCCGGCTGCTGACCCACGAACGGCTGCTGGTGCACGAGCTCAACCGCGGGGTGTTCGTACGGCTGGTGACGGTCGAGGACCTGGACGACATCTACCGGGTACGGATGCTCGTGGAGTGCGCGGCCGTGCGTGATCTGGGCGAGCCGCCCTATGACGTGGCAGCCTTGGACGCCGCCGTCGCCGCCGGTGAGCACGCCTTCAAGGAGCGTGCCTGGCGGGAGGTGGGCACCGCCAACCTCCGTTTCCACCAGGCGCTGGTGGCCCTGGCCGGCAGTCCGCGCACGGACGAGCTCATGCGGGGGGTGCTCGCCGAACTCCGGCTGGTCTTCCACGTGATGGACGATCCGCGGCGCTTCCACGCGCCCTATCTGACCCGCAACCGGCAGATCGTCGAAACGCTGCAGGCCGGGGACACGGCCGAGGCGGAACGGCTGCTGAAGTGTTACCTGGAGGACTCGCGCGCCCAGTTGTCCGGGGCGTACGCCCAGCGCATCGCGGCCGGGTGA
- a CDS encoding 5-oxoprolinase subunit PxpA: MNDPAPAALIDLNADLGEGFGRWQLTDDEALLSVVTSANVACGFHAGDPTTMRRVCEQAAARGVVIGAQISYRDLAGFGRRAMDVPPRELADEIAYQIGALEIFARAAGARVAYVKPHGALYNRCVHDEEQAAAVIDGVRTAGRPLPVLGLPGSRLHEAARRAGLPTVGEAFADRAYTPAGTLVPRREPGAVVHDPDAVLARALGMARDGTVTAIDGTRVATAARSLCLHGDTPGAAALARRVRDGLEAAGVRIRSFA, encoded by the coding sequence ATGAACGACCCGGCGCCCGCCGCCCTCATCGATCTCAACGCCGACCTGGGGGAAGGGTTCGGCCGCTGGCAGCTCACCGACGACGAGGCGCTGCTGTCCGTCGTCACCAGCGCCAACGTCGCCTGCGGTTTCCACGCCGGCGACCCCACCACCATGCGCCGGGTCTGCGAACAGGCCGCCGCGCGCGGCGTGGTCATCGGCGCCCAGATCTCCTACCGGGACCTGGCGGGCTTCGGGCGGCGCGCCATGGACGTACCGCCACGCGAGCTGGCCGACGAGATCGCGTACCAGATCGGCGCGCTGGAGATCTTCGCCCGCGCCGCCGGGGCCCGGGTCGCCTACGTCAAGCCGCACGGCGCGCTCTACAACCGCTGTGTCCACGACGAGGAACAGGCCGCCGCGGTCATCGACGGCGTACGGACGGCCGGGCGCCCGCTGCCGGTCCTGGGCCTGCCCGGCTCCCGCCTCCACGAGGCCGCCCGCCGCGCGGGGCTGCCCACCGTCGGCGAGGCGTTCGCCGACCGCGCGTACACCCCGGCCGGCACGCTCGTGCCGCGCCGTGAGCCCGGCGCGGTCGTCCACGACCCCGACGCGGTCCTCGCGCGCGCCCTGGGCATGGCCCGGGACGGCACCGTCACCGCCATCGACGGAACCCGTGTGGCCACCGCCGCCCGCTCCCTGTGCCTGCACGGCGACACCCCGGGCGCGGCGGCCCTGGCCCGGCGCGTACGGGACGGGCTGGAAGCGGCCGGGGTCCGCATACGGAGCTTCGCGTGA
- the pxpB gene encoding 5-oxoprolinase subunit PxpB: MRPLPVGEHGLLVEVEDAATVDALHAELLRRITEGTLAPVREIVPAARTVLLEGLTDPRRLAAELPTWDLTPPAPGGRPAVEIPVRYDGPDLADVAALWNVTPQEVARIHAATEFRVAFCGFAPGFGYLTGLPERYHVPRRATPRTKVPVGSVALAGPYTGVYPRSSPGGWQLIGTSDAVLWDPDRDPAALFTPGTRVRFVPSSPDRDAPEPQPRTADPADAANTADDSGTADDTIRTNQTDATSETDMTDSEDDAR, encoded by the coding sequence CTGCGGCCGCTGCCGGTCGGCGAGCACGGGCTGCTCGTCGAAGTGGAGGACGCCGCCACCGTCGACGCGCTCCACGCCGAACTGCTGCGCAGGATCACCGAGGGCACCCTCGCGCCCGTACGCGAGATCGTGCCCGCCGCACGCACCGTCCTGCTTGAGGGGCTCACCGACCCCCGGCGGCTGGCCGCCGAACTGCCCACCTGGGACCTGACGCCGCCGGCCCCGGGCGGCCGGCCGGCCGTGGAGATCCCGGTGCGCTACGACGGGCCGGACCTCGCGGACGTCGCCGCCCTGTGGAACGTCACACCCCAGGAGGTGGCGCGGATCCATGCCGCGACGGAGTTCCGCGTCGCCTTCTGCGGCTTCGCCCCGGGCTTCGGCTATCTGACCGGTCTGCCCGAGCGCTACCACGTGCCGCGCCGGGCCACCCCGCGCACCAAGGTCCCGGTCGGCTCCGTCGCGCTGGCGGGCCCGTACACCGGTGTCTATCCACGCTCCTCCCCGGGCGGCTGGCAGTTGATCGGCACCAGCGACGCCGTGCTGTGGGACCCGGACCGCGACCCGGCGGCGCTGTTCACCCCCGGCACCCGCGTCCGTTTCGTCCCCTCCTCCCCCGACAGGGACGCTCCTGAGCCACAGCCGCGCACCGCGGACCCCGCCGACGCCGCGAACACCGCCGACGACAGCGGCACCGCCGACGACACGATCAGGACGAACCAGACGGATGCAACGAGCGAAACGGATATGACGGACAGCGAGGACGACGCCCGATGA
- a CDS encoding HEAT repeat domain-containing protein produces the protein MFDPDIAPSGTLLGLLQRGRGDGTLHALAAPRAEALAALNASVLRDPRRDWQVENRSLYYARLYMQLDGGLEEIERHLFHAEDLTDHSEERTGLALAVLGHLASYGRDAALLLLRSYAAVGSNWRWALDELALRDDDAGLASLAPAVLARFPQTPQGDAELATAVRDAFEPRPWRLWAEDPRYGERVRAAQEQGSFDRWQRQLRPSGPRPGWSVTEILDWAQKGLELHPEEWRQVPAARCLAAVAGPEDRPELLRAAAGGPDAARAAALRHLAERGDPDALDLIETAVADPFSSEALTDAALASFARMREAVAVERARLWARRTDRLGSAAAAMLARRGDKGDAGPVLAALRRIVRTEGPDAEGLWELVDGAGRLGVACAAPVLRHIYRETASSHLRGRAAGALACTDPGFAAGFAVECLWDCEETTRELAARHAATGDDRVVEQLRRLAADPAEEAEVQTAVRSRFGPDNDASAV, from the coding sequence ATGTTCGATCCAGACATAGCGCCCAGTGGCACCCTGCTCGGCCTCCTCCAGCGAGGCCGCGGCGACGGGACGCTGCACGCCCTCGCGGCGCCGCGGGCCGAGGCGCTCGCGGCACTGAACGCCAGTGTGCTGCGCGACCCGCGACGCGACTGGCAGGTGGAGAACCGGTCGCTGTACTACGCACGCCTGTACATGCAGCTCGACGGTGGGCTGGAGGAGATCGAGCGGCATCTCTTCCACGCCGAGGACCTCACCGACCACAGCGAGGAGCGCACCGGCCTCGCCCTGGCCGTACTGGGGCACCTCGCCTCGTACGGCCGTGACGCGGCCCTGCTCCTGCTGCGCAGCTACGCCGCCGTCGGCAGCAACTGGCGCTGGGCCCTGGACGAGCTCGCACTGCGGGACGACGACGCCGGGCTGGCCTCCCTGGCGCCCGCCGTCCTGGCACGCTTCCCGCAGACCCCACAGGGCGACGCGGAGCTGGCCACCGCCGTACGCGACGCCTTCGAGCCCCGGCCGTGGCGGCTGTGGGCCGAGGACCCCCGCTACGGCGAGCGGGTCCGCGCCGCTCAGGAACAGGGGTCCTTCGACCGCTGGCAGCGGCAGTTGCGACCGAGCGGGCCACGCCCCGGCTGGAGCGTCACCGAAATCCTGGACTGGGCCCAGAAGGGCCTGGAGCTGCACCCCGAGGAGTGGCGGCAGGTGCCCGCCGCCCGCTGCCTGGCCGCCGTGGCCGGGCCCGAGGACCGCCCCGAGCTGCTGCGGGCCGCCGCCGGGGGCCCGGACGCCGCCCGCGCCGCCGCCCTGCGGCACCTCGCCGAACGCGGCGATCCCGACGCCCTGGACCTCATCGAGACCGCTGTCGCCGACCCCTTCTCCTCCGAGGCGTTGACCGACGCGGCGCTCGCCTCCTTCGCCCGGATGCGTGAGGCGGTGGCCGTCGAACGGGCCAGGCTGTGGGCGCGGCGTACGGACCGGCTGGGCTCGGCCGCCGCCGCGATGCTCGCCCGCCGTGGCGACAAGGGCGACGCCGGGCCGGTGCTGGCCGCGCTGCGCCGGATCGTACGAACCGAAGGCCCGGACGCGGAGGGCCTGTGGGAACTGGTCGACGGGGCCGGACGGCTCGGCGTCGCCTGCGCGGCCCCCGTCCTGCGCCACATCTACCGCGAAACCGCCTCCTCCCACCTCAGAGGCCGCGCCGCCGGGGCCCTGGCCTGCACGGATCCCGGTTTTGCCGCCGGTTTCGCCGTCGAGTGCCTGTGGGACTGCGAGGAGACCACCAGAGAGCTGGCCGCCCGGCACGCCGCAACCGGCGACGACCGGGTCGTCGAACAGCTCCGCCGGCTGGCCGCCGACCCGGCCGAGGAGGCCGAGGTGCAGACCGCCGTACGCAGCCGGTTCGGCCCGGACAACGACGCCTCGGCCGTCTGA
- a CDS encoding SpoIIE family protein phosphatase, whose protein sequence is MPSHLFADRPAAQPPERETVDALITQARRLRGGLDAVRRETSADSEATADPRLRWQRALCDLAVHHLDDLGGHLDQLREGLPKDAGAGEGGEHGEHGEHGDAATAEAADGLAACEAPAGYAAEAAARGSLLSRVGSAEWNLLTDEVTWSDELFGIFGKDPADGPLTLDELPSLIFAEDQEQLTRMVTDCLVDGSPIDGEFRIVRPDATVRTVHMVGEPVLDADGSTACMWAVLRDVSELRRSQRAVRESQDSFRREQHIARAEHRLAVELQEAVLPPWRGSLRFPHGGPVALDLAARYLPSATSALIGGDWYDALQLPDGRTLLSVGDLTGHGATATSGMAMVLGALRGMAVSGQEPAPLMGFLNQLLDASAQPALGSAVCCRFDPATRRLLWAQAGHPAPLLFRGGTGRALQPPEGVLLGATTGAHYTQRTEQLEPGDLLVLHTDGLAPRRRPDAHTTHEGTEQLLSLAPRFAAARDAQSCVRIVAEEFGSTEREDDACVLIARVGA, encoded by the coding sequence ATGCCGTCCCACCTCTTCGCGGACCGCCCAGCCGCCCAGCCGCCCGAGCGCGAAACCGTCGACGCGCTGATCACGCAGGCCCGCCGTCTGCGCGGCGGCCTGGACGCCGTACGCCGCGAGACCTCGGCGGACAGCGAGGCCACCGCCGATCCCAGGCTGCGCTGGCAGCGGGCGCTGTGCGACCTCGCCGTCCACCACCTCGACGACCTCGGCGGCCACCTCGACCAGCTCAGAGAGGGCCTGCCCAAGGACGCCGGGGCAGGCGAGGGCGGGGAGCACGGAGAGCACGGAGAGCACGGGGATGCGGCGACCGCGGAGGCGGCGGACGGGCTCGCGGCCTGTGAGGCTCCGGCCGGGTACGCGGCGGAGGCGGCGGCCCGCGGCTCGCTGCTGAGCCGGGTGGGCAGCGCCGAGTGGAACCTCCTCACCGATGAGGTGACCTGGTCGGACGAGCTGTTCGGGATCTTCGGCAAGGACCCGGCCGACGGGCCGCTGACCCTGGACGAACTGCCGTCGTTGATCTTCGCCGAAGACCAGGAGCAGCTCACCAGGATGGTCACGGACTGCCTGGTGGACGGCAGTCCGATCGACGGCGAGTTCCGCATCGTGCGCCCCGACGCGACCGTCCGTACGGTGCACATGGTCGGTGAGCCGGTGCTCGACGCCGACGGGAGCACCGCCTGCATGTGGGCCGTGCTGCGTGACGTGAGCGAGCTGCGCCGCAGCCAGCGGGCGGTGCGCGAGTCCCAGGACTCCTTCCGGCGCGAGCAGCACATCGCCCGGGCCGAGCACCGGCTCGCGGTCGAACTGCAGGAGGCGGTGCTGCCGCCGTGGCGCGGCTCCCTGCGCTTCCCGCACGGCGGACCGGTCGCCCTCGATCTCGCCGCCCGCTACCTCCCCTCCGCCACCAGCGCCCTGATCGGCGGTGACTGGTACGACGCCCTGCAACTCCCGGACGGCCGCACCTTGTTGAGCGTGGGCGACCTCACCGGCCACGGCGCCACGGCGACGTCCGGCATGGCGATGGTCCTCGGCGCACTGCGCGGAATGGCCGTCTCCGGACAGGAGCCTGCCCCGCTGATGGGGTTCCTCAACCAACTCCTCGACGCCTCGGCACAGCCCGCTCTGGGCAGCGCGGTGTGCTGCCGCTTCGATCCGGCCACCCGCCGGCTGCTGTGGGCCCAGGCCGGACACCCCGCCCCGCTGCTCTTCCGCGGCGGGACGGGGCGCGCGCTACAGCCCCCCGAGGGTGTGCTGCTCGGTGCGACCACGGGCGCCCACTACACCCAGCGCACGGAGCAGTTGGAGCCCGGCGACCTTCTGGTGCTGCACACCGACGGGCTGGCGCCCCGTCGACGGCCCGACGCCCACACCACTCATGAGGGCACCGAGCAGCTCCTGTCGCTGGCGCCGCGGTTCGCCGCGGCCCGGGACGCGCAGAGCTGCGTCCGTATCGTCGCCGAGGAGTTCGGCAGCACCGAGCGCGAGGACGACGCGTGTGTCCTGATCGCCAGGGTGGGCGCTTGA
- a CDS encoding aminoglycoside phosphotransferase family protein, with amino-acid sequence MYAASSAVTAPPRPYRPQPSGGGPYLDPSQSAGAVAGLPGGRPRRAHGAGPQPLSGRLDLSGPQGAQLRAAVASVHRICPEFNPVQVLRRSGRSVLLVGTTGRTSAVAKCLLDHSPAWAERFRHEIASYRAFVRHRPPVRVPRLVAADPDNCVLVVERMPGRVAAMQRHPTEAPPRADVRAAIGAICRINLWQPPLTMFGKPLDYAGRIRRFHDLGLLTDRDLGDLQKLMHGLAHKQGQFCHGDALLNNVLLSPAGPVLLDWDSAGWYLPGYDLATLWSVLGDAPVARRHISQLAQAAGPAARDAFLVNLMLVLTQEIRRYETQVQRTMRDPAPAGTSGPGQPGAPTAGEEQRLLLRRLHDDCHMARRAVRAAVGTR; translated from the coding sequence ATGTACGCAGCATCGTCCGCCGTGACAGCCCCGCCCCGGCCGTACCGCCCGCAGCCGTCCGGCGGCGGGCCGTACCTCGACCCCTCCCAGTCGGCGGGGGCGGTCGCCGGCCTCCCCGGTGGCCGTCCCCGGCGGGCGCACGGGGCAGGCCCCCAACCGCTCAGCGGGAGACTCGACTTGTCCGGCCCCCAAGGCGCCCAGTTGCGCGCCGCGGTCGCCTCGGTGCACCGCATCTGCCCGGAGTTCAACCCGGTCCAGGTGCTGCGTCGGAGCGGCAGGTCCGTGCTCTTGGTGGGGACGACGGGACGCACGTCCGCGGTCGCCAAGTGTTTACTGGACCACTCCCCGGCCTGGGCCGAGCGGTTCCGGCACGAAATAGCTTCTTACCGGGCGTTCGTACGCCACCGCCCGCCGGTGCGTGTGCCCCGGCTGGTGGCGGCGGACCCCGACAACTGCGTCCTGGTCGTGGAGCGGATGCCGGGCCGGGTCGCCGCGATGCAGAGGCATCCGACCGAGGCTCCGCCGCGCGCGGACGTACGGGCCGCCATCGGCGCGATCTGCCGGATCAACCTCTGGCAGCCGCCCCTGACGATGTTCGGCAAGCCGCTGGACTACGCGGGCCGGATCCGCCGTTTCCACGACCTCGGCCTGCTGACCGACCGGGACCTGGGCGATCTGCAGAAGCTCATGCACGGCCTGGCTCACAAGCAGGGCCAGTTCTGTCACGGTGACGCGCTGCTGAACAACGTCCTGCTCTCCCCGGCCGGGCCGGTGCTGCTCGACTGGGACAGCGCGGGGTGGTACCTGCCGGGGTACGACCTGGCGACGCTGTGGTCGGTGCTCGGTGACGCTCCCGTGGCGCGCCGGCACATCAGCCAGCTCGCGCAGGCGGCGGGTCCGGCCGCGCGGGACGCCTTCCTGGTGAATCTGATGCTGGTGCTGACCCAGGAGATCCGGCGGTACGAGACCCAGGTCCAGCGGACCATGCGGGATCCGGCGCCGGCGGGCACCTCCGGTCCGGGACAGCCCGGGGCGCCCACGGCGGGCGAGGAGCAGCGGCTGCTGCTGCGCCGGCTGCACGACGACTGCCATATGGCGCGCCGTGCGGTACGGGCGGCGGTCGGCACCCGCTGA
- a CDS encoding peptidoglycan recognition family protein, translating into MPLVTATPSATAGQPRTGSLQQAFADAAARYHVPQSVLLGVAYLESRWDGHHGAPSVTGGYGPMHLTDARTALAGSRTHHSDPTEDPRGDDSRPRKTVRPPASGGLPDEARLPARLKTLRRAAELTGLPAARLRTDPAANIRGGAALLAAEQRRLGLRAGGDPADWYGAVARYSGAQDVRTASGFADDVYDVMRRGETRTTDEGQRVTLPGAPRLSPDTSQARRLGLRAAPAAGQTECPQTVTCQWIPAPYQQFGDNDYGNHDIADRPEDQDINAIVIHDVEGYYDSAVKLVQDPTYVSWHYTIRSSDGLIAQHVRNKDVAWHAGNWYVNSHSIGIEHEGFLTAPDTWYTEAMYRASARLVKYLADEYELPLDRQHIIGHDNVPGTTPATIPGMHTDPGPYWDWAHYFELLGAPFAGTAGADSDMVTIKPDYAKNKPVYTGCTKAGTCAAHGSSAVRLYTSPSLTAPLVKDIGLRPDGGASTTDVNDTGARATTGQRYAVAERRGDWTAIWYLGQKAWFHNPKDQPTAVPTKGLLATPKAGVASIPVYGRAYPEAAAYPANVPVQPITPLPYKLLAGQKYAIGERLTGEYFYAKTFELAPHRVVRGKDVYYEIQVGHRVGYVRAADVVVNAPPDA; encoded by the coding sequence GTGCCCCTGGTCACGGCCACCCCGTCCGCCACCGCGGGCCAGCCCCGTACCGGCTCCCTCCAGCAGGCGTTCGCGGACGCCGCCGCCCGCTACCACGTCCCGCAGAGCGTGCTCCTGGGCGTGGCCTACCTGGAATCCCGCTGGGACGGGCACCACGGCGCGCCCAGTGTGACCGGCGGCTACGGTCCGATGCACCTGACGGACGCCCGTACGGCGCTGGCCGGCAGCCGCACCCACCACAGCGACCCCACGGAGGACCCCCGCGGTGACGACTCCCGGCCCCGCAAGACGGTCCGGCCGCCGGCGTCCGGCGGGCTGCCGGACGAGGCCCGGCTGCCCGCCAGGCTGAAGACCCTGCGCCGGGCCGCCGAGCTGACCGGCCTTCCGGCGGCACGGCTGCGCACCGATCCGGCCGCGAACATCCGCGGGGGCGCGGCCCTGCTCGCCGCCGAACAGCGCCGGCTGGGCCTGCGGGCCGGCGGCGATCCGGCCGACTGGTACGGGGCCGTGGCCCGCTATTCGGGGGCCCAGGACGTACGGACCGCCTCCGGCTTCGCCGACGACGTGTACGACGTCATGCGCCGCGGCGAGACCCGTACGACCGACGAGGGCCAGCGGGTCACCCTGCCCGGGGCCCCGCGGCTGTCCCCCGACACCTCACAGGCCCGGCGCCTGGGGCTGCGGGCGGCACCGGCCGCGGGCCAGACCGAGTGCCCGCAGACGGTGACCTGCCAGTGGATTCCCGCGCCGTACCAGCAGTTCGGTGACAACGACTACGGCAACCACGACATCGCCGACCGCCCCGAGGACCAGGACATCAACGCGATCGTCATCCACGACGTGGAGGGCTATTACGACTCGGCGGTCAAGCTCGTCCAGGACCCCACGTATGTGTCCTGGCACTACACCATCCGCTCCTCCGACGGGCTGATCGCCCAGCACGTCAGGAACAAGGACGTCGCCTGGCACGCCGGCAACTGGTACGTCAATTCCCACTCCATCGGCATCGAGCACGAGGGCTTCCTCACCGCGCCCGACACCTGGTACACCGAGGCGATGTACCGCGCCTCGGCCCGCCTGGTGAAGTACCTGGCCGACGAGTACGAGCTGCCGCTGGACCGGCAGCACATCATCGGGCACGACAACGTCCCCGGTACGACGCCGGCCACGATCCCGGGCATGCACACCGACCCCGGCCCGTACTGGGACTGGGCGCACTACTTCGAGCTGCTCGGCGCTCCCTTCGCCGGTACCGCCGGCGCGGACAGCGACATGGTCACCATCAAACCGGACTACGCCAAGAACAAGCCGGTCTACACCGGCTGCACGAAGGCCGGGACGTGTGCGGCGCACGGCTCCTCGGCGGTGCGCCTGTACACCTCGCCCAGCCTGACCGCGCCGCTGGTCAAGGACATCGGCCTGCGTCCGGACGGCGGGGCCTCGACGACCGACGTCAACGACACGGGCGCCCGGGCCACGACCGGGCAGCGGTACGCGGTCGCCGAGCGCCGCGGCGACTGGACCGCCATCTGGTATCTGGGTCAGAAGGCGTGGTTCCACAACCCCAAGGACCAGCCGACGGCGGTGCCGACCAAGGGCCTGCTCGCCACGCCGAAAGCCGGTGTGGCCTCGATCCCGGTGTACGGCAGGGCCTACCCGGAGGCTGCGGCCTACCCGGCGAACGTGCCGGTCCAGCCGATCACTCCGCTGCCGTACAAGCTGCTCGCCGGACAGAAGTACGCCATCGGCGAGCGGCTGACCGGCGAGTACTTCTACGCCAAGACCTTCGAACTGGCCCCGCACCGGGTCGTGCGCGGCAAGGACGTGTACTACGAGATCCAGGTCGGGCACCGGGTGGGTTACGTACGGGCCGCCGACGTGGTCGTCAACGCACCGCCGGACGCTTAG
- a CDS encoding dihydrofolate reductase family protein has translation MVVADMSMSLDGFIAHPTDGVEHLVGWYSNGEVKVTGADPRWTFHMSQASAGHVRHGLATVGALLCGRRLYDDARGWGGNHPAGVPVFVVTHTVPAGRAREEGPFTFVTDGLESAVLRAKASAGTKTVTVVGADIAQQCLNAGLLDEIRLSLVPVLLGEGTRFFDNLTSTPVLLDGPKVIEGTGVTHLYYRVASR, from the coding sequence ATGGTTGTCGCGGATATGTCAATGTCGTTGGACGGCTTCATCGCCCATCCCACCGACGGGGTGGAGCACCTCGTCGGCTGGTACTCCAACGGCGAGGTGAAGGTGACGGGCGCCGACCCGCGGTGGACGTTCCACATGTCGCAGGCCAGCGCCGGCCATGTGCGCCACGGCCTGGCCACCGTCGGGGCGCTGCTGTGCGGGCGGCGCCTTTACGACGACGCCCGCGGCTGGGGCGGCAACCACCCCGCCGGGGTACCGGTGTTCGTGGTCACGCACACGGTGCCGGCCGGACGGGCGCGCGAGGAGGGGCCCTTCACGTTCGTCACCGACGGCCTCGAAAGCGCCGTGCTGCGGGCGAAGGCCAGCGCGGGGACCAAGACGGTGACCGTCGTCGGCGCCGACATCGCCCAGCAGTGCCTGAACGCCGGGCTGCTGGACGAAATCCGCCTCTCCTTGGTCCCCGTACTGCTCGGCGAGGGGACACGGTTCTTCGACAACCTGACGTCGACGCCGGTCCTGCTGGACGGGCCGAAGGTCATCGAGGGAACGGGCGTGACGCACCTGTACTACCGCGTGGCATCACGCTGA